The Tissierella sp. genome includes the window TATAAAATAATGGGAGATAAAAGTATAAATACAATTCTTATGCATTGTGAACACTTACTTAATGAACGTAAATGGGCATTAAATATTATTGCATACGACTGGGCATATAGGGTCAGAAAGCAATATAATAATAATACCTTTTATATCTTTGAAAGATGGCTTAAGGAATATATTACTGGCTGGAGTGATTGTGATGATTTTTGCACTCATGCCTTTGGTGAATTACTTAGTCAAAAGAATGAACTGTTTACTAACATTTTAGAATGGACTAAAGACCCAAATTATTGTGTAAGACGTGCAGCTGCAGTTGTTTTAATATATCCAATTAAGCAAAATAAATATGAAGATATTAACCCATTTTTGATTTCGGACTCTCTAATGTATGATGATCATTATCTAGTACTAAAGGGCTATGGCTGGATGTTAAAGGTTTTGTCTCAAGTTGAAAGAGATAATGTCATTAATTATTTAATAAATAATAAAGATAATATGCCAAGAACTGCATTTAGGTATGCTTTAGAGAAAATGGATAAGGATGCAAAGTTAACTTTGATGGGAAATTAAAAATATAAGTGGTTTAATATCAAAGATAAATCTAAATATAGCCCAATATTATATGATGAAGATATATGTTTGTTTATTCATGGATTAGAAAAAAGGATAAATAATAAAATTGTCGTAAAATTGAATAAAGTTGACCAGAGTGAGTAGGTGGTATAGTAATTACCTGTCCAAATTTGGGGTGATATCATGATTCAAAACAGACCTATTTCAGATTTGAGAAATAAGTTTCCTGAGATTGAGGATTTAGTTGTTAGAGGAGGTAAACTGGCTCTATGGTTGTGTTAAGTTTAGAAAAGCGTGCTGAATTAATGGATGGTGTAGAACTTAAATTAGATGAAGTAGATAAAGAATCAGCTTTAACTGATATTAGATATAGACATGACGAAGTTTTTTCAAGGGTGAGGTCAAGAATCAATAGAATAATTTGATGACCCGTTCGTACCGCCTTCACAATATATTGACTAAAATATTGATACAATACAACCTCTTGATTTCAAGAGGTTTTGTTAGTTTTTGGAATATATGTAAGATGAAGTCTCTACATTTGCACATTCCATCTCTAAATTGGGTCTGTATTTCTGGTTAGGGTAGGTGGAACCTTTGCAAATTACACCTTTTCATGCTATAATAATTATGTAAACTAAATGAAGGGAGGTGATTTTTTAATGGAGAAGAGAAGATCCCTAGAAGGTTACCTTCTTGTTTTTATTTCTGGAGTTTTATGGGGTCTTGGAGGATATTTCGTAACTAAAATGAATAATATTGGTGTGTCTTCACTGATGACTGCATTTCCCGGACACTTTTTAGCACTTTTACCTTTGCTCATTTACTTATTAGTAAAGAAAGGTAAGAATGGCTTAAAAATTTCGAAGAAGGGCTTACTATATAGTATTTTACTAGGTGCTTTAACTAAAGGTATTTTCAAATTGGCTAATGACACTGCCGTAACTTTAGTAGGGGTAGCAACAGCATCAATTCTTATGTATTTAGCTCCTGTTTTCACTGCAATAATGTCCATGATCTTTTTCAAAGAGAAGTTACGTGGATATCAACACTTCGCGCTAGTTCTAAATCTTTTCGGATGTATCCTAATGGTAACAGGTGGAAATTTCGCAGAATTAAATATTTCGGGATTAGGTTTAACTCTGGGAGCTCTTGCAGGGTTCTTATATGCGCTTACTACTATCATAGGTAAGGTTGCAACCAGCGGAGATGATCCTGAGACAATGACTTTTTATATGTTATTGTTCAGTGCTATAACTATGGGTATATTTGCTAAGCCATGGCAACATTTAGATTTGTTTACGAATAGCACATTCCTATTCTGGGCAATTTTGAATTCTATGACTACTGGTTTAATGGCAAATCTTTTATATCTGAAGGGGTTATCAATGAATGTAGATGCTTCTAAGGCAACTATCATTACTTCAGCTGAAGTTGTTGTAGCTACACTTTCTGGAGTATTTTTGTTAAACGAAAAAATCAATTTAGTTGGATACATCGGTATAGCTATTATGCTAGTATCTATCATTCTAATGAATATAACTATTCCAATAAAACAAAAAGAAATTACTGAGAAACAAGTAGTCTCAGAGAATACGATTTAATATTAAGGGGGTAATTATGAAAAAATTTACGAATGCAGTTATATATGGGCATGATGATGCGAATGAGATTTTAGTAGACAATGGAGTTATCAAGGCAATTGGTAAGGAACTGGGCTCAGCAGATGAAATTATTGATTTAGATGGGAAACTGGTCACTGCTCCTTATGTAGATCCCCATTTACATTTAGATTATGTTTACACATTATCTGAACTTGGACAAGAAGGCGCTGGCTCTGGAACCCTTTTTGAAGCAATTGAAATGTGGCCAAAATTCAAAGAGAATTTAACTATAGAAAGTGTTAAAAAACTTGCTCTTAAGGGAATTAAAGATGAGGTTTCACAAGGAGTACAATATATTCGTACACATATAGATGTTACAGATCCAAAATTCACAGCTCTAAAGGCTATGTTGGAAATGAGAGAAGAATTAAAAGATATAGTTGAAATCCAAATTGTTGCATTCCCACAAGAAGGGATGTACACATATAAGGGTGGA containing:
- a CDS encoding DMT family transporter, with protein sequence MEKRRSLEGYLLVFISGVLWGLGGYFVTKMNNIGVSSLMTAFPGHFLALLPLLIYLLVKKGKNGLKISKKGLLYSILLGALTKGIFKLANDTAVTLVGVATASILMYLAPVFTAIMSMIFFKEKLRGYQHFALVLNLFGCILMVTGGNFAELNISGLGLTLGALAGFLYALTTIIGKVATSGDDPETMTFYMLLFSAITMGIFAKPWQHLDLFTNSTFLFWAILNSMTTGLMANLLYLKGLSMNVDASKATIITSAEVVVATLSGVFLLNEKINLVGYIGIAIMLVSIILMNITIPIKQKEITEKQVVSENTI
- a CDS encoding DNA alkylation repair protein, whose amino-acid sequence is MENIITQAKNRLGSLSRVNGITTGEVRRISLELYKIMGDKSINTILMHCEHLLNERKWALNIIAYDWAYRVRKQYNNNTFYIFERWLKEYITGWSDCDDFCTHAFGELLSQKNELFTNILEWTKDPNYCVRRAAAVVLIYPIKQNKYEDINPFLISDSLMYDDHYLVLKGYGWMLKVLSQVERDNVINYLINNKDNMPRTAFRYALEKMDKDAKLTLMGN